ACCAAGGGGAGACACTCGATGGCGAAGCCGGAGAATCGTGGCGACTACGTGCAGTCCATTGAGCGGGGCCTCTCGGTCATCCTGGCCTTCGCCGACCACCACCCGCAGCTGAGCGTTTCTGCGCTGGCCGAAGCGACCGGGCTGAGCAAGCC
The window above is part of the Streptosporangiales bacterium genome. Proteins encoded here:
- a CDS encoding helix-turn-helix domain-containing protein, translating into MAKPENRGDYVQSIERGLSVILAFADHHPQLSVSALAEATGLSKPTVRRIALTLEELGYLRRDGRLYSLTPHVLALGNAYLSSMNLTEV